Part of the Lysobacter enzymogenes genome is shown below.
CTCGCCGCAACGCAGCGACCACGACGCCGCCACGAACGCGAGAGGGACTCCAACCCGACGCCTTCGCCCCGATCGCCGCGCCCCCACGGCGCGGCGATCCGAACCCAAAGCGTCGGGACCGAAGTCCCTCCCGCAACCGCGATCCCACCGACGCCTACGCGCGCCGGCTCCGCCGCATCACGGAATCACGCCGCCGAAATACGTCGACACCTGCGGCCAGATCAGCGAGATCTTCGCGCCGGAATTGAAGCAGCCGCCGAAGTGGTGCAGCGCCAGCACCTTGCCGCTGGAGCGCGCGATCACCGGCGAACCCGAGCTGCCGCCTTCGGTGTCGCAGTAATAGCCCACGTCGCTGTTGGTGGCGTTGCCGTTGACGCTGGGCGCATCGACGCGGCACTTGCCGCCGCTGTTCTGGGTGTCGGCGACGCTGAGCTCCTTCATCCGCCCGCCCGGATGGCCGGCGATGAAGATGCCTTCGTTGGCGACCGCGGCGCGCGGATCCAGGCCGAGCGAACCGAAGCTGGAGATGTTGGCGAAGTTCTTCACCGTGAACAGGGTGTAGTCCAGGGTGGCGTCGGTCTTGAGCATCTGGTCGCCCGCGACCTTGGTCACCGTCGCCTGCGCGCCGGTGCAGGTGCTGCGCTGGTAGTTGAACCAGAACTCGGCGCCGGCCACGCCGGCGGCGCTGTTGATGCAGTGGTTGTTGGTGAACATGCGGTTCTGCGAGCTCACCCGCCATGCGGTGCACAGGCTGCCGCCGCTCATGACCGCGCGCGCCACCGGCTTGGAGCCGTTGAAGGCCTGGGTGTCGCTGGTCGAATAGCAGGCCGCGGCCTGCTTGTTGTCGGTGCCGCAGATCGACTTGCCGCCGACGTCGGTGCTCAGCAGGCCTGCGTTCTGCAGCTCCGGCAGCATGTCGTCCGGATAACCTTCGAGATAACGCGTGACCTTGACCCCGTGATCCTTGCGCCACGGCTCGCGCGCCGTGCCGACCAGGCGCAGCACCGCGACCGGTCCGGAGATCGACATCGCCGAGAACCGGGTCTTGCCGTCTTCGCCGAGATCGGCGGCGACGGTGTGGCCGTCGCGGCGATCGGCGCTGTAGCGATACACCTCGCTGCCGTCGGGGCTGGCGACTTCGAGGGTCACGCCGGCCGGCAGCGAGAAGTGTTCGAAGTGCACCTTGATGAAGGACGCGTCCGGGGTGCGGATTTCCACCTGCTTGGCGCCGGCGTCGACGCCGGCGCGGCCGACGCGGCCGGGCTGCGCACCCAGTTGCAGATCGGCGGCGCGCACGTCGGCGATCTTGATCGGCGCCGGCGCGGTCTGCGCGTTGGCCGACAGCGACAGGCACAGCGCGCTGGCGAGCAGCGCGGGTACGAACAGCTTGGACATTGCGTGGTTCATTCGCTGGTCCCTCCTGGGATGTAGCGGCGCGAACACGGCTTGAGGCGATGAGGCGTGCGGGCGCGCGCCGACGCGCCGCGCGCGGGCGGCGGTCGGGCGTGGCGAGTGCTGCGCCGGAGACGATGGTTGAGGTGGCGCACGGCGAGGCCCCGCCGTGCGCGGGCGACCTTGGCAAATGCGGCGGGGGCAAACCGTGATCGCGGTGGGTTACGCGGCGCGCGGATACAGGTCGGTGGCGGAACCTTGATAGCCGGCTCAGGGCGATTGAGGCGCGGGTAAGACGCGTTCAGGGCGTTGCGGGTGAAGGGGTGCGCGTTGCGGCAGGACAGCAATGCGTAAGTGGGTGGCGGGAGTTGGGAGTTGGGAGTTGGGAGCTGGGACTTGGGATGCGGGACGACAGATCCTCTGCCGCCGCAGCAAGACACCACGGCCCCGCCTGTCGTCATCCCCGCGAAGGCGGGGATCCAGGGCTTCATCGCGGCATGACTCTGAAGTCTCTGGATCCCCGCCTTCGCGGGGATGACATTCTGGCGGGGACGCCGGCACGGGAGAATTGCGGCCGGACGCCCCGCCCAAAGTCGCACTCCGCTCGCGCCCCGCCCCCGCCACCGACCCCGTACACTCGACCGACTCCAATCACCCGGCGCCCGCACCCTTGATCCCCGGCTGGATCCTGCTGCTGGTCTCGGCCGGCTACGTCGGCCTGCTGTTCGCGGTCGCCTACTACGGCGATCAGCGCGAGCGCTCGCCGCGCGCGCGCTGGCTGCGCACCGCCGTGTATTCGCTGGCGCTGGCGGTGTACTGCTCGTCGTGGACGTTCTACGGCGCGGTCGGCACCGCCGCGCGCACCGGCCTGGGCTTCCTGCCGATCTACCTCGGCCCGCTGCTGATGCTGGCGTTCGGCTGGCGCATCCTCGAACGGCTGGTGCTGATCTCCGGCGAACACCGCATCGTCTCGATCGCCGACTTCCTGTCCTCGCGCTACGGCCGCGCGCCGGGCCTGGCCGCGCTGGTCGCCGCGGTCGCGCTGACCGCGGCGGTGCCCTACGTCGCGCTGCAATTCAAAGCGGTGGCGATGAGCGTGCAGGTGCTCGCCGGCGTGCCCGCCGACGCCGGCCTGCTCGCCGATCCGGCGTTCTACGTGGCGATGATGCTGGCGGTGTTCGCGATCCTGTTCGGCACCCGCCGCGTCGACGCGACCGAGCACCACCACGGCATGGTCCTGGCGGTGGCATTGGAATCGCTGGTCAAGCTGATCGCCTTCGTCGCCATCGGCGTGTTCGCCCTGATCCACCTGCCGGGCCTGGGCAATTACGGCGAACGCATGCAGCAGGCCGCGCGGGTGGTGCTGCAACCCGGCCTGCCCGACGGCTTCGTGACCCAGACCCTGCTCGCGTTCACCGCCATCGTCTGCCTGCCGCGCCAGTTCCACGTCGCCGTGGTCGAATGCCAGGACCCCAACGACCTGCGTTCGGCGCGCTGGCTGTTCGGCGGCTATCTGGCGCTGATCAGCCTGCTGGTGGTGCCGATCACCCTGGCCGGGCAGGCCGCGCTCGGCGGCACCGGCGTCTCGCCGGACACCTACGTGCTGGCGCTGCCGCTGCAGATGGACCGGCAGGCGCTGGCGCTGATGGTCTACATCGGCGGCTTCTCGGCCGCGACCGGCATGGTGATCGTGTCGTCGGTGGCGCTGTCGACGATGGTCAGCAACGACCTGGTCATGCCGCTGCTGCTGCGCAGCGGCGTGCTGCACGAAGGCGCGCCGCACCAGAGCCCGGGCATCGACCGGCAGGTGCTGTGGGTGCGCCGCGTCACCATCGTGCTGCTGGCGCTGATGGCCTACGGCTACCACCGCGCCTCGCTCGGCGCGAACGGGCTGGCCCAGCACGGCCTGCTCGCGTTCGCCGCGGTCGCGCAGTTCGCGCCTGCGCTGATCGGCGGCCTGTACTGGCGCGGCGCCAGCCGCGCCGGCGCGTTCGCCGGCCTGTTCGCCGGCACCGTGGTGTGGAGCTACACCCTGCTGCTGCCGGCGTTGAGCCGGATCGGCTGGATCGACCAGGGCTGGCTCGCCACCGGCCCGCTCGACATCGCGTGGCTGCGCCCGGAGCAGTTGTTCGGGCTGGTCGGCTGGGAGCCGCTGACCCACGGCACGTTCTGGTCGCTGCTGTTCAACGTCGGCGCGTTCCTGTTCGTGTCCGCGCGCCAGCGCCCGCGCCTGCAGGAACAGTTGCTGGCCGCGCCGTTTCTCGACCCGTACGTGCGCCGTCCCGCGCTCGGCCCCGGCGGCTGGGCCGGCAGCGTGCGCGGCGGCGAATTGCTGGCGCTGGCCGAGCGCATCGTCGGCGAGCGCCACGCGCGCCGCGCGTTCGAGGACTACGCGCGCCAGCAAGGCCGCGAGTGGCAGCCCGAACAACCCGCCGACCGCGCCCTGGCGCAGTTCACCGAACGCCTGCTGGCCGCGGCGATCGGCGCCGCCTCGGCGCGCCTGACCCTGACCAGCGCGCTGCGCGGTTCGGGCATGGAACTGGGCGAAGTGGTCGCACTGCTCGACGAGGCCAACCAGGAGCTGCGCTTCAACCGGCAGGTGCTGTCGACGACGATGGAAAACATCAGCCAGGGCGTCAGCGTGGTCGATCCGCAGATGCGGCTGGTGGCGTGGAACCGGCGCTATCAGGAACTGCTCGACTACCCCGACGGCATGCTCTACGTCGGCCGTCCGGTCGCCGACCTGCTGCGCTGGAACGCCGAGCGCGGCGAGATGGGGCCGGGCCCGCTCGACGAAGCCAGCATCGACGAGCTGGTGCGCCGGCGCCTCGCGCATCTGCGCGCGGGCGCGCCGCACCTGTTCGAACGCGTGCGCCCGAACGGCCAAGTGATCGAAATGGTCGGGCGGCCGTTGGTCGGCGGCGGCTACGTCACCAGCTACAGCGACGTCACCGACTACAAGCGGGTCGAACAGGCGCTGCGCGAGGCCAACGAGAACCTGGAGCAACGCGTCGAGCAGCGCACCCAGGAAGCCGAATCGGCGCAGCAGTCCAAGACCCGCTTCCTCGCCGCGGTCAGCCACGACGTACTGCAACCGCTCAACGCCGCGCGTCTGTTCACCGCGGCGCTGCGCGAGAGCGACAGCCCCGACGAACAACGGCGCCTGGCCGAACGCGTCGACGCCTCGTTGCGCGCGGCCGAGGACCTGCTCGACGGCCTGCTCGACATCTCGCGCCTGGACGCCGGCGCGCTGCGTCCGGAGCCCAGCGATTTCGACGCCGGCGAACTGCTGCGCGAACTGGCCGCGCAGTACGCGCCCAGCGCCGCCGGCCGCGGCCTGTCGCTGCGCGTGCGCGCGCCGCTCGGCGCGATGCCGGTGCGCAGCGACCGCCGCCTGCTGCGCCGCGCCTTGCAGAATTTCCTCGCCAACGCGCTGCGCTACACCCGCGAAGGCGGCGTGCTGATGGCCGCGCGCATGCGTCCGGGCGCATCGGCGGCCGAGCCGGGCCGGGTCGAGCTGCAAGTGTGGGACACCGGCCCGGGCATCCCCGAGCACCATCTGGAACAGATCTTCGACGAGTTCCAACGCTTCGACCAACCCGGCAGCGGCGGCGAACGCGGCCTCGGCCTGGGCCTGTCGATCTGCCAGCGCATCGCCCGCACCCTCGACCACCCGCTGCGGGTGCGCTCGCACATCGGCCGCGGCAGCGTGTTCTCGATCAGCGTGCCGTGGGGCCAGGTGCCGCGCGAAGCCGCGCCGGCCGAGGCCGCGCAGGCGGGGCTGGCCGATTCGCTGGCCGGCCTGCGCGTGCTGTGCATCGACAACGACCGCGAGATCCTCGACGGCATGCGCGCCCTGCTCGACCGCTGGGGCGCGACCGCCCTGCTCGCGGCGACCGTCGACGACGCGCTGGCGCTGCTCGGGCAAACGCCCGACGTGGCCCTGGTCGATTACCACCTGCACGACCGCCTCGACGGCCTGGCCACCATCGACGCGCTGCGCGCGCGGCTCGGCCGCGAACTGCCGGCGGCGCTGCTGACCGGCGACGGCAGCGACGCGCTCAAGCACGCCGCGCGCGACCGCGGCTGCCGGGTGCTGACCAAGCCGATCAAACCGGCTTCGTTGCGCGCGTTCCTGGCGGCGCAGCGACCGGCGGCGTGAGCGGCGCGGCCGATGCCATCGGCCGGCCGCGGGTCCGCGCCGCTGTCCGCTGAGGTCCGCGCGCCTTATCCTGATCCGGTTCTGCGTCGGAGCCGAAGCGAATCGCCGCGCCGCGGCCGATCCGTACCGACGCTCCATCGAGCCAGGGGAAAATCGATGCGCCTACGCAAACGTTTCGTCGCCGCGCTGGCGCTGGCCTGCGCCGCCGGCCTCGCCGTCGCCGCACCCGGGCGCGAACCGGCCCAGCCGCGTCTGGACGGGATCTATCAAGCCGATTCGGGTCGCGGCCACTTCTTCTACCTGCGCTTCTACGCCGACGGCGTCGTGGTCTCGGTGACCTCGCCGGAACCGGCGGAACAGGTCAACGACTGGTTCAACCGCGGCTGCGCCGCACTGCCGCGCGGCGCCTACACGCGGCGCGACCAACGCGTCGAATTCGTCACCCGCGCGCGGGTCGGCTCGGTCGAGTACGCCGGAACGCTCGCGCACGACCGCTTCGACGCGCATGTGCGCTCGTTGATCAACGGCCACGAATCGGACCAGACGTTCCGTTTCGTCCCGATCGCCAAGCTCAGCGAACAGCCCTCGGCGGACGCGCCGCCCGCCTGCGGGGCCGGCTAGGCGGACCGACGGCGGTTCAGGCTGCCGCGCCCGCAACCGGCTCAATCGCGCCTCGCGCAGCGTTGAGCGCCCAGCGGCCTGAACGGTTAACTTTTTCCGCTGAACGAAGCGGGCCGAATCGCGTTTTCCGCCTTGAGATCGGCGCTCATCGTCGACACCATAACGCCCGGATGCCTGGCCACTTCGCGTTGCGACGGATCGCGACGAATCGACCGCAGGGACCTCAAGCGCCGGCGTCCACTCCCCGCTGCCGTCTGTCTTGCGCCCCAGGCCCGCTCGCGCGGGCCGCAGGCGCGCGGCCGGGTGCGCTACGCTGGCGCTTCGAGCACTCGCCCCGACCGGCCGGCCATGCAGCCGCAGCATTCGAAGCTCCCGAACTCGTCCGATCCGACGCATCCGCGCCGCTACCGCGTGCGCATGCCGCTGCTGTTCGGCTTCGGCGCTCTGACTTGCGCAGCGACCGTGGTCTTGGTCGCGACCGCCGTCTATCAACACGCGTGGACCGCCGTGACGGTCCTGACCCTGCTGTTCGGCGGCTCCGGCATGGCGCTGATGCTGATGGCCGCGCCGCTGGAAGGCGACGAGGACGGACTCACCGTTCGGCGTCTGCATCGGCACACACGCATCGCCTGGAGCGACATCGTCGCCGCGCAGGGCGATGCCGACCGGTTGCTGCTGCGCACGCGCGGATCGCGCGAATCGCTGCTGTCGTATTCGTATTGGCGCGGCGAGGACCGCAACGGGTTGTATCTGCTGATCCGCGAGAAATTCGCCGCCCACGGCACCGAGGTCGCGCCGCGCCTGCGCGCCTTCCTGCGCATGGACGAGGATTTCCTCCAGCCCCTGCCCCGGGACGACGACGCGACCTGAGCCGTCGCCGCGCGCGCCCGACGCCGCCGGTCGCCGCCCGACGCCATTGCCGATGTGACGCAGTGCCCATAAGCTGTCGCCGCCCGCACCGATCCAAGGACGCGATCGCGGGCCGGACGTAGGGGTACGTCCGTCAGCGTCTCTCACAGACGTTCATCGACACAGGGGATTCCACACCATGCGCAAGCGCCTGCTTTGCGTCCTGACCGCGCTCGCGCTGGCCACCGCCGCCGCGACCGCCGCCGCCCAAGATCCGGCCGACGCGCTGGCCAAACTCGCCTGGCAGATCGGCCCGACCCAGGGCGCCATCGCCGGCAAGGCGACGGTCAAGGTGCCCGACGGCTATGTCTTCCTCGGCGCGGCCGAGACCCGCAAGCTCAACGAGCTGCTGCACAACCCGCCGTCCGGCGACGACGAGTTCACCCTCGCGCCGAAGGACCTGCACTGGTTCTCGTTCTTCCACTACAGCGACATCGGCTATGTGAAGGACAACGAGAAGCTCGACCCCGACGCGATCCTCGCTTCGGTGCGCGAAGGCACCGAGCAGTCCAACGAGGAGCGCCGTCGCCGCGGCTGGGAAACCATGCACGTCGAGGGTTGGAGCTTCAAGCCGCAGTACGACAAGACCCTCAACAATCTGGAATGGGCGATCCTGGCCTCGGCCGAGGGCAGCAGCGAGAAGATCGTCAACTACAACACCCGCCTGCTCGGCCGTCATGGCGTGACCGAAGTGGTGCTGGTGTCGGATCAGTCCGGGCTTACCCAGGCGGTCGGCGAGTTCAAGCAACTGGTGCCGGGTTACGCGTTCAACGACGGCGAGAAGTACACCGAGTTCCGTCCGGGCGACCACGTCGCCGAGATCGGCCTGGCCGCGCTGATCACCGGCGGCGCCGCCGCGGTGGCGAGCAAGAAGGGCGTGTTCGCGGCGATCGGCCTGTTCCTGGTCAAGGCCTGGAAGCTGGTGCTGGTCGGCCTGGCGGCGGTCGGCGGCGCGATCGGCAAGCTGTTCGGACGCAAGAAGGATTCGTCCGGGCAATGAGCCCGCAGACGCTCCAGCTGCTGCTGGCGCTCGGCGTGTTCGCGTTCTATCTGCACGATTCGGCGCTGCTGCTGCATTACGACGAAATCGTGCTGACCCGGCGCGGCCGGCGCTGGTTCGCCAGCGCCGGCTCGGACACGCGGCTGGGCGGGCGCTATCTGTACCTGCCCGACCCGCTGCGTCCGGCCGCGCCGCTGTTCCGCGCCGGCTGGCTGGACGCATCGCAACCGGGCGAGCACTGGGCCGGCCTGGACCACTACCTCGCCGCGCTCGCGCGCTTCGCCGCGCCGTGCCGGCTGCTGTGGTGGCTGCTGCTGGTGGCGTTGCCGCTGATGCTGTGGCGCGCCGCGCATCCGACCGCGATGCTGGCGCTGGCCGCGGCGGTCTACGCCTGCGTGCTGTGGATCGGCCTGCGCCTGTGGCGGCTGCGGCGGGTGCTGGAACTGAGCCGGCGGCAGGCGCTGACGATGGCGTTCGAACTGCTGTGCTGCCCGCCGCATGCGATCAACGCCGTACGCCGGCTGTGCGAACGCCGCGGCCTGCGCAGCGAGGCCATGACCGCGGCGCGGCGCTTGCTCGGCCCTGGCCGAACGGCGACGCTGGCCGGCGAGATCGGCGAACGATTGGATTTGGCCCTGGATTTCCGCGGCGACGACCCGAGCCTGCTCGACGCGCGCCAACGCCTGGAGCGACTGCGATGACCTCCACCGAACTGCTCGTCGCCATCGGCGGCGCGGCCCTGGGTTACTGGTTCATCGCCGTGGCCTGGCCGCTGCTGCGCGGCCGCCGCGGCGACGATGCCGAGGCGCCCGGCGCAAGCCCGTTCGCGCCGGATCCGCCTTGGCACGAAGTGCTCGGCGTCGGCGCCGACGCCGAGCGCGCGATCATCGACGCCGCGCACCGGGCCAAGCGCGAGGAATACCTGCCCGAACGCGTCGCCCGCCTCGGCGCCGGCGCGCGGCGCCAGGCGCAGTGGCGTTTGATGGAGATCGATCGCGCGTATGCGACGGCGATGCGCGAGCTGGGGCTCGGGCGCGACGAACCGCGCTGAGCCGCTGCGCGGGTCGGGCTCGCGCGGCGGCGGCGCTTGGGCGGGAGGGACTTCAGTCCCGACGCTCTTGCGCCGGATCGCAGCGGTCCGAACTCAGAGCGTCGGGACTGAAGTCCCTCCCACCTCGAAGCCGGCGCTGCAACGGCCGCACTACTCCGCTTCTTCCGGCGGCGGCACGATCGCGCTCGGATCCAGCGCCAGCCTTCCTGCGATCAACACCGCCTGGGTGCGGTTGTTGGCGCCGAGCTTGCGCAGGATCGCGGTCACGTGCGCCTTTACCGTCGCTTCCGACACGCCCAGTTCGTAACCGATCTGCTTGTTGAGCAGCCCCGCGCCGAGCATCT
Proteins encoded:
- a CDS encoding trypsin-like serine peptidase, with product MNHAMSKLFVPALLASALCLSLSANAQTAPAPIKIADVRAADLQLGAQPGRVGRAGVDAGAKQVEIRTPDASFIKVHFEHFSLPAGVTLEVASPDGSEVYRYSADRRDGHTVAADLGEDGKTRFSAMSISGPVAVLRLVGTAREPWRKDHGVKVTRYLEGYPDDMLPELQNAGLLSTDVGGKSICGTDNKQAAACYSTSDTQAFNGSKPVARAVMSGGSLCTAWRVSSQNRMFTNNHCINSAAGVAGAEFWFNYQRSTCTGAQATVTKVAGDQMLKTDATLDYTLFTVKNFANISSFGSLGLDPRAAVANEGIFIAGHPGGRMKELSVADTQNSGGKCRVDAPSVNGNATNSDVGYYCDTEGGSSGSPVIARSSGKVLALHHFGGCFNSGAKISLIWPQVSTYFGGVIP
- a CDS encoding PAS domain-containing hybrid sensor histidine kinase/response regulator, which encodes MIPGWILLLVSAGYVGLLFAVAYYGDQRERSPRARWLRTAVYSLALAVYCSSWTFYGAVGTAARTGLGFLPIYLGPLLMLAFGWRILERLVLISGEHRIVSIADFLSSRYGRAPGLAALVAAVALTAAVPYVALQFKAVAMSVQVLAGVPADAGLLADPAFYVAMMLAVFAILFGTRRVDATEHHHGMVLAVALESLVKLIAFVAIGVFALIHLPGLGNYGERMQQAARVVLQPGLPDGFVTQTLLAFTAIVCLPRQFHVAVVECQDPNDLRSARWLFGGYLALISLLVVPITLAGQAALGGTGVSPDTYVLALPLQMDRQALALMVYIGGFSAATGMVIVSSVALSTMVSNDLVMPLLLRSGVLHEGAPHQSPGIDRQVLWVRRVTIVLLALMAYGYHRASLGANGLAQHGLLAFAAVAQFAPALIGGLYWRGASRAGAFAGLFAGTVVWSYTLLLPALSRIGWIDQGWLATGPLDIAWLRPEQLFGLVGWEPLTHGTFWSLLFNVGAFLFVSARQRPRLQEQLLAAPFLDPYVRRPALGPGGWAGSVRGGELLALAERIVGERHARRAFEDYARQQGREWQPEQPADRALAQFTERLLAAAIGAASARLTLTSALRGSGMELGEVVALLDEANQELRFNRQVLSTTMENISQGVSVVDPQMRLVAWNRRYQELLDYPDGMLYVGRPVADLLRWNAERGEMGPGPLDEASIDELVRRRLAHLRAGAPHLFERVRPNGQVIEMVGRPLVGGGYVTSYSDVTDYKRVEQALREANENLEQRVEQRTQEAESAQQSKTRFLAAVSHDVLQPLNAARLFTAALRESDSPDEQRRLAERVDASLRAAEDLLDGLLDISRLDAGALRPEPSDFDAGELLRELAAQYAPSAAGRGLSLRVRAPLGAMPVRSDRRLLRRALQNFLANALRYTREGGVLMAARMRPGASAAEPGRVELQVWDTGPGIPEHHLEQIFDEFQRFDQPGSGGERGLGLGLSICQRIARTLDHPLRVRSHIGRGSVFSISVPWGQVPREAAPAEAAQAGLADSLAGLRVLCIDNDREILDGMRALLDRWGATALLAATVDDALALLGQTPDVALVDYHLHDRLDGLATIDALRARLGRELPAALLTGDGSDALKHAARDRGCRVLTKPIKPASLRAFLAAQRPAA
- a CDS encoding PH domain-containing protein, which produces MPLLFGFGALTCAATVVLVATAVYQHAWTAVTVLTLLFGGSGMALMLMAAPLEGDEDGLTVRRLHRHTRIAWSDIVAAQGDADRLLLRTRGSRESLLSYSYWRGEDRNGLYLLIREKFAAHGTEVAPRLRAFLRMDEDFLQPLPRDDDAT
- a CDS encoding DUF2167 domain-containing protein, which codes for MRKRLLCVLTALALATAAATAAAQDPADALAKLAWQIGPTQGAIAGKATVKVPDGYVFLGAAETRKLNELLHNPPSGDDEFTLAPKDLHWFSFFHYSDIGYVKDNEKLDPDAILASVREGTEQSNEERRRRGWETMHVEGWSFKPQYDKTLNNLEWAILASAEGSSEKIVNYNTRLLGRHGVTEVVLVSDQSGLTQAVGEFKQLVPGYAFNDGEKYTEFRPGDHVAEIGLAALITGGAAAVASKKGVFAAIGLFLVKAWKLVLVGLAAVGGAIGKLFGRKKDSSGQ